A single window of Coffea eugenioides isolate CCC68of chromosome 7, Ceug_1.0, whole genome shotgun sequence DNA harbors:
- the LOC113777912 gene encoding lysosomal Pro-X carboxypeptidase-like has product MATPPFPLVLSFLILLSLSSSANSYPPRSSKHSPRFLGKFSHLHQPTDQKYETRYFEQRLDHFSFADLPSFRQKYLINTQHWLGPSRLGPILFYCGNEGNIEWFAANTGFVWEIAPRFGAMIIFPEHRYYGESMPYGSREIAYKNASTLSYLTAEQALADYAVFITELKRNLSAQACPVVLFGGSYGGMLAAWMRLKYPHIAIGALASSAPVLQFEDIVPPETYYDIVSNDFRRESISCFNTIKESWDIIASKGEENDGLNQLTKAFHFCRKLDSSEDLSDWLDSAYSYLAMADYPYPADFLMPLPGNPIKELCRRIDSCPDGTSTLQRVYEGVNVYYNYTGTVDCFNLDDDPHGMIGWDWQACTEMVMPFASSKNTSMFPEFEYNYADDEERCLKDYNVKPRPTWISTEFGGHDFKNVLKKFGSNIIFSNGLLDPWSGGSVLEDVSETIVALVTEKGAHHLDLRAATDEDPDWLVDQRESEVKLIKKWLQEYYDNKRATFTA; this is encoded by the exons ATGGCCACTCCACCATTTCCTCTCGTGCTCTCTTTCCTAATCCTTCTGTCCCTCTCCTCCTCAGCTAACTCTTATCCCCCTCGATCTTCCAAACATTCCCCTCGCTTTCTCGGTAAATTCTCCCACCTCCACCAACCGACGGACCAAAAATACGAGACCCGATACTTTGAGCAGCGGCTTGACCACTTCAGCTTCGCCGACCTCCCATCTTTCCGCCAGAAATACTTGATCAATACTCAGCACTGGCTGGGGCCTTCCCGTCTCGGCCCCATCCTCTTCTACTGCGGCAATGAAGGCAATATTGAATGGTTCGCTGCCAACACTGGCTTTGTTTGGGAAATTGCCCCCCGCTTCGGCGCCATGATCATTTTTCCAGAG CACCGGTACTACGGGGAGTCAATGCCATATGGAAGTCGGGAGATTGCATACAAGAACGCGAGTACATTGTCATATTTAACAGCTGAGCAAGCGCTTGCTGATTATGCTGTTTTCATCACTGAGCTTAAACGGAATCTTTCTGCTCAAGCTTGCCCTGTAGTCTTATTTGGTGGATCGTATGGAGGAA TGCTAGCAGCATGGATGCGGCTAAAGTATCCTCATATTGCTATTGGGGCATTGGCTTCCTCAGCACCAGTTCTTCAGTTTGAAGATATTGTGCCTCCTGAAACTTACTATGACATAGTCTCTAATGATTTTAGA CGCGAGAGTATTAGCTGCTTCAACACAATCAAAGAGTCTTGGGATATAATTGCATCAAAGGGAGAAGAAAACGATGGACTTAACCAGCTGACAAAGGCTTTTCATTTCTGTCG GAAGCTGGATAGCAGTGAAGATCTTTCTGATTGGCTCGACTCTGCTTATAGTTATTTGGCAATGGCTGACTATCCATATCCTGCTGACTTCTTGATGCCTTTGCCTGGGAATCCAATAAAAGAG cTATGCAGAAGGATTGACAGTTGTCCTGATGGGACAAGCACCCTGCAGCGTGTATATGAAGGAGTTAATGTCTACTATAATTACACTGGAACCGTTGATTGCTTTAACCTGGATGACGACCCCCATGGCATGATCGGGTGGGATTGGCAG GCTTGTACTGAAATGGTTATGCCATTTGCTAGTAGCAAAAACACGAGCATGTTTCCAGAATTTGAGTATAATTATGCTGATGATGAGGAACGATGTCTGAAGGATTATAATGTCAAGCCAAGGCCTACATGGATTTCTACTGAATTTGGTGGACAT GATTTCAAAAATGTTCTGAAAAAATTTGGTAGTAACATCATTTTCTCAAACGGCCTATTAGATCCATGGAGTGGCGGCAG TGTTCTGGAGGATGTTTCAGAAACTATTGTTGCACTTGTTACAGAAAAAG GTGCTCATCACTTAGATTTACGCGCAGCAACCGATGAGGATCCCGATTGGTTAGTGGACCAACGGGAATCTGAAGTGAAGCTGATCAAGAAGTGGTTGCAGGAGTACTACGATAACAAAAGGGCAACATTCACGGCGTAA
- the LOC113777866 gene encoding protein CROWDED NUCLEI 4-like, producing the protein MASPLSERLALTPKTQVTTLMTPFTVPDSGGRVFRTPLTDEAIWKRLKEAGFDEESIKRRDKAALIANIARLEAEKYDIEHHMGLILLERKEWVSKYDQLKAAADAAELNYKREQAARASDLAEAKKREDALKKALGVEKECVANIEKALHEMRAESAEAKVAAESKLAEARSVTEDAQKKLTEVQAKLCAAESLEAEASRYHRAAERKLREVEEREDDLRRRILSFKSECDNKENEIHSERQSLRERQKVLQQSQDRLLDGQSLLNQREEYVFNRSQELTRLEKQLEASKLDVENERKVLFEKKQDLDLLQTSLSAREEAVISKECELTKKEEELLILQGKLANKEFDGVQQAVDDREAAWNVQKSAFEAEMEMTRKLVEEEIESKRRTWELREIDMTQKEELVKDKEHDLEIQAKAIVEKEKDLEERLHSLEEKEKNLVAAEGEVELTKSLLEKDKEEINQIKLDLQKSLDSLEEKKKQICYAEEKMEAMTSETNDLLVLEKRLKDEIDMITAQKLELEAEADQLKAEKAKFETEWELIDEKRGELRKEEERVAEERLAIYKFLKDERNNLKLEKDAIRDQYKRDLESLSCDRQTFMSELECERSEWFNKIQKERTEILRDIEVQKNELVNRVEKRREEIESYLKERMEVFDEEKKKELQEIASLRETVQKEMEFVNSEMKRLDTEKKEIQLDREKRDEEWAELNRSIEELKLQREKLEKQRELLHADRGEILAQIEELKKLEDLKVIPDRITPRKVPAKNKIDSNGTAHNSGRSDTGPSALSAPLSWLKRCADTLLEQTPSSKKRRQEKDVAFDSFSPSALSKEANAAEAVNAAKPINQTPVGAEETTLYIDKIITIREVTSVDVGRASGDSQEFVPQESDDILDNNNGLKSNDNINLETEARVAR; encoded by the exons ATGGCGAGTCCTCTGTCAGAGAGATTAGCACTGACACCAAAGACTCAGGTGACTACTCTGATGACGCCATTTACTGTGCCGGATTCTGGTGGTAGAGTTTTCAGGACGCCGTTGACTGATGAAGCCATATGGAAGCGACTTAAAGAGGCTGGTTTCGATGAAGAGTCTATCAAACGGAGGGACAAGGCTGCTCTTATCGCCAATATTGCCCGCCTTGAAGCTGAg AAATACGATATTGAACATCATATGGGTCTTATCCTCttggaaagaaaagagtggGTTTCAAAGTATGATCAATTGAAAGCTGCTGCTGATGCTGCTGAGTTGAACTATAAGCGTGAACAGGCTGCACGTGCATCTGATTTGGCTGAAGCAAAGAAGCGAGAAGATGCTCTTAAGAAAGCTCTTGGTGTTGAGAAAGAATGTGTTGCAAAT ATTGAGAAAGCACTGCATGAGATGAGAGCAGAGTCTGCTGAGGCAAAAGTTGCAGCTGAGAGTAAATTGGCTGAAGCACGAAGTGTGACAGAGGATGCTCAGAAGAAATTAACTGAGGTTCAGGCAAAACTCTGTGCAGCAGAATCATTGGAAGCAGAAGCTAGTCGATATCACCGAGCTGCTGAAAGAAAGCTACGTGAAGTTGAAGAACGTGAAGATGACCTTAGAAGGCGGATCTTGTCATTCAAATCTGA GTGTGACAACAAAGAGAATGAAATCCACTCTGAGAGGCAATCTTTACGTGAAAGGCAAAAAGTTTTGCAGCAGTCTCAAGACAGATTGCTTGATGGGCAATCTTTACTTAACCAAAGGGAGGAGTACGTTTTTAACAGATCTCAAGAATTAACCAGGCTTGAGAAGCAATTGGAAGCTTCAAAGTTGGATGTAGAGAACGAGCGCAaagttctttttgagaaaaaacAAGATTTGGATCTTTTACAAACGTCCTTGTCAGCAAGAGAGGAG GCTGTTATCAGCAAGGAGTGTGAACTTACAAAGAAAGAGGAAGAGCTGCTTATTCTACAAGGGAAATTAGCTAACAAAGAGTTT GATGGGGTTCAACAAGCAGTAGATGATCGTGAAGCTGCATGGAATGTACAAAAGTCTGCTTTTGAGGCAGAGATGGAAATGACACGCAAATTggtggaagaagaaattgaatccAAGAGGCGGACTTGGGAGTTGAGGGAAATCGATATGACGCAAAAGGAGGAGCTTGTGAAGGATAAAGAGCATGATTTAGAGATTCAAGCAAAAGCAATTGTGGAAAAGGAGAAAGATTTGGAAGAAAGGCTTCATTCacttgaagaaaaagaaaaaaaccttGTTGCTGCTGAGGGAGAGGTGGAGTTGACTAAGTCCCTGCTGGAGAAAGATAAAGAAGAGATCAACCAAATAAAGCTTGACCTCCAAAAGTCTTTGGATTCTTTGgaggagaaaaagaaacaaatatgtTATGCTGAAGAGAAAATGGAGGCAATGACAAGTGAAACAAATGATTTACTGGTTCTAGAAAAAAGATTGAAGGACGAGATTGACATGATCACAGCACAGAAGCTGGAGCTTGAGGCTGAAGCAGATCAGCTGAAAGCAGAGAAAGCAAAGTTTGAGACTGAATGGGAATTAATTGATGAGAAAAGAGGTGAGCtcagaaaagaagaagaacgtGTTGCTGAAGAGAGGTTAGCCATTTACAAGTTTCTTAAGGATGAGCGCAACAACCTCAAATTGGAGAAGGATGCAATACGTGATCAGTATAAACGTGATCTTGAGTCTCTTTCTTGTGATCGTCAAACCTTCATGAGCGAGTTAGAGTGTGAAAGGTCTGAGTGGttcaacaaaattcaaaaagaaCGTACAGAGATTTTGCGAGACATTGAAGTGCAGAAAAATGAACTTGTGAACCGTGTTGAAAAGAGGCGTGAAGAGATAGAAAGTTATCTCAAGGAAAGAATGGAAGTTTTTgatgaagaaaagaagaaagaactTCAGGAGATTGCTTCTCTTAGAGAAACTGTGCAGAAGGAAATGGAATTTGTTAACTCAGAAATGAAAAGACTGGATACTGAAAAAAAGGAGATCCAATTGGACCGTGAAAAACGAGATGAGGAATGGGCTGAGCTAAATCGTTCTATAGAAGAACTTAAGTTGCAGAGAGAGAAATTGGAAAAACAGAGAGAACTACTGCATGCAGATAGGGGAGAGATTCTTGCTCAGATTGAGGAATTGAAGAAATTGGAGGACTTAAAAGTCATTCCAGATCGTATCACTCCACGAAAGGTGCCGGCAAAGAATAAAATAGATTCAAATGGTACTGCACACAATTCAGGTCGATCAGATACTGGACCGTCTGCTCTCTCTGCTCCTTTGTCTTGGCTTAAGCGCTGTGCTGATACACTGCTTGAGCAAACTCCAAGTAGCAAAAAGAGAAGGCAAGAGAAAGATGTTGCTTTCGACAGTTTTTCTCCAAG TGCATTATCAAAAGAAGCAAATGCTGCAGAGGCTGTGAATGCTGCAAAACCAATTAACCAAACTCCTGTTGGTGCTGAGGAGACCACTCTATATATAGATAAAATCATAACGATTCGGGAAGTAACCTCAGTAGATGTTGGAAGAGCTAGTGGGGATAGTCAG GAGTTTGTGCCCCAAGAAAGTGACGATATACTTGATAACAATAATGGGCTAAAGAGCAATGACAATATAAACCTTGAGACCGAAGCTAGAGTGGCGAGGTAG
- the LOC113778011 gene encoding homeobox-leucine zipper protein HAT22, translating to MGLDDVCSPGLVLGLGFPSTAENKPLKTDNQKSRKPCLLKSEQLANFEPSLTLSLSGGDTFDMLVKKLDATANKASNTEPPPSAADLHRQDSAASSFSNNSVKRERELGSSEEVEIERVSSRVSDEDDDGSNGRKKLRLTKVQSALLEESFKQHSTLNPKQKQDLARELSLRPRQVEVWFQNRRARTKLKQTEVDCEFLKKCCETLTDENRRLQKELQELKALKLAQPLYMQLPAATLTMCPSCERVGGVGENSSSKSPFSMAPKPHFFNPFTNPSAAC from the exons ATGGGTTTGGATGATGTATGTAGCCCAGGCCTTGTATTAGGATTAGGCTTCCCGTCAACCGCCGAGAACAAACCACTGAAAACGGATAACCAGAAATCAAGAAAGCCATGCCTCCTCAAGTCCGAACAGTTGGCCAACTTTGAGCCGTCGCTGACCTTGAGCCTTTCCGGCGGCGACACTTTCGATATGCTAGTCAAGAAGCTGGATGCTACTGCTAATAAGGCCTCGAATACTGAGCCTCCACCTTCTGCTGCTGACTTGCATCGTCAAGATAGTGCTGCGTCGTCCTTCTCCAACAATAGCGTGAAGAGGGAGAGGGAGCTCGGGAGCAGCGAAGAGGTGGAGATCGAGAGAGTTTCGTCAAGAGTAAGTGACGAAGATGATGATGGTTCTAATGGAAGGAAGAAGCTTCGCCTCACAAAAGTTCAGTCTGCTCTTTTGGAAGAGAGCTTCAAGCAACATAGCACTCTCAATCCG AAGCAAAAGCAAGATTTGGCAAGGGAACTGAGTTTAAGGCCTCGACAAGTTGAGGTGTGGTTTCAGAACAGAAGAGCCAG GACGAAGCTTAAGCAAACGGAAGTAGACTGCGAGTTCTTGAAGAAATGCTGCGAGACGTTGACGGACGAGAACAGGAGGCTGCAGAAGGAGCTACAAGAACTGAAGGCGCTAAAACTAGCGCAGCCCTTGTACATGCAGTTGCCAGCGGCTACCCTGACGATGTGCCCCTCTTGCGAAAGGGTCGGCGGAGTTGGTGAAAACTCTTCCAGCAAGAGCCCATTTTCCATGGCCCCAAAACCGCACTTCTTTAATCCCTTCACCAATCCATCTGCAGCTTGTTAG